In Polynucleobacter sp. AP-Ainpum-60-G11, one DNA window encodes the following:
- the aceE gene encoding pyruvate dehydrogenase (acetyl-transferring), homodimeric type, translating to MAAVPDQILGSAGKQDADPGETQEWLQALDGVIRNEGPERAAYLIDQQISHARVNGVNQPFHAETPYINTIPVEQQARLPGDQNVEHRIRSYTRWNAMAMVLRANKDTNVGGHISSFQSAATLYDVGFNHFWRAPSPENGGDLIFVQGHSAPGIYARAYMLGRLSEDQLNNFRQEVGGKGISSYPHPWLMPDFWQFPTVSMGLGPIMAIYQARFMRYMQDRGFIKAEGRKVWAFLGDGETDEPESLGAIGMAGREKLDNLIFVVNCNLQRLDGPVRGNGKIIQELESEFRGAGWNVIKVVWGGHWDALFARDKKGILMQRLGEIVDGEYQTMKAKSGSYVREIVFNTPELKALVSDWSDEEIWQLNRGGHDPHKVFAAFHSAVNHKDQPTVILAHTIKGYGMGGSGEAMNIAHQAKKMNADDVRRFRDRFEIPVKDEQLDEMPLVKFAEGSPELDYMKARRQELGGYLPQRRMKAESLPVPALDVFAPLLEATTEGREISTTMAFVRMLNTIVRDKILGKRVVPIVPDESRTFGMEGMFRQLGIWNQLGQLYTPEDHDQLMFYKEDKTGQILQEGINEAGGMCDWIAAATSYSTHGVPMLPFYIFYSMFGFQRIGDLCWAAGDMRSRGFLLGGTAGRTTLNGEGLQHEDGHSQVWSAAIPNCISYDPSFSFEVAVVIQDGMRRMLAEQEDVYYYITLMNENYAHPAMPKGAEQDIIKGMYKLKSVGDANAKLRVQLLGSGTIFREVIEAAEILHQDWGIASDLWGCPSFTELGRNWNAVHRNNLLNPTVAPALSHVEKCLKDTVGPIVAATDYVRLFAEQIRPAIQHMGRRFEVLGTDGFGRSDTREKLRDFFEVDRRWVVLTALRSLVDAGQIDRQVLAEAIKKYEIDITKPNPMTV from the coding sequence ATGGCAGCAGTTCCAGATCAAATTTTGGGTAGCGCAGGCAAGCAAGATGCGGATCCCGGTGAAACCCAAGAGTGGTTACAGGCGCTTGATGGCGTTATTCGCAATGAGGGCCCAGAGCGTGCTGCCTATCTTATTGATCAGCAAATTTCTCATGCGCGAGTTAATGGAGTTAACCAGCCGTTCCATGCTGAAACACCTTACATCAACACTATCCCAGTAGAGCAGCAAGCACGACTACCTGGTGATCAAAACGTTGAGCATCGAATTCGTTCATATACCCGTTGGAACGCGATGGCTATGGTCCTGCGCGCTAATAAAGATACCAACGTTGGCGGACACATATCTTCATTTCAGTCTGCAGCAACTTTATATGACGTCGGCTTTAACCATTTTTGGCGTGCACCCTCACCTGAGAATGGTGGTGACCTGATCTTTGTTCAGGGACATTCAGCTCCAGGCATTTATGCCCGTGCTTACATGCTGGGCCGTCTCTCGGAAGATCAGCTCAATAACTTCCGTCAAGAAGTTGGCGGCAAGGGTATCTCTAGTTACCCACATCCTTGGTTGATGCCTGATTTCTGGCAATTCCCAACAGTGTCTATGGGTCTTGGCCCAATCATGGCAATTTATCAAGCGCGCTTTATGCGCTACATGCAAGATCGTGGATTCATTAAGGCAGAAGGTCGTAAAGTCTGGGCCTTCTTGGGTGATGGTGAAACAGATGAGCCAGAATCACTCGGCGCAATTGGTATGGCTGGCCGTGAAAAATTAGACAACCTGATTTTTGTAGTGAACTGCAACTTGCAACGCCTTGATGGTCCGGTGCGCGGAAACGGCAAGATTATTCAAGAGCTCGAGAGTGAGTTCCGTGGCGCAGGTTGGAATGTGATCAAAGTGGTTTGGGGTGGTCATTGGGATGCGCTATTCGCACGCGACAAAAAAGGCATCTTGATGCAGCGTCTAGGCGAAATCGTGGATGGTGAATATCAAACCATGAAGGCCAAGAGCGGTTCTTATGTTCGTGAAATCGTATTCAATACTCCAGAACTAAAAGCGCTAGTGAGCGATTGGAGTGATGAGGAAATTTGGCAACTGAATCGTGGCGGTCATGATCCCCATAAAGTTTTTGCAGCATTTCATTCGGCTGTTAACCATAAAGATCAACCTACGGTAATTTTGGCTCATACCATTAAAGGTTACGGTATGGGTGGTTCAGGTGAGGCCATGAATATTGCTCACCAAGCTAAGAAGATGAATGCGGATGACGTGCGTCGTTTCCGTGATCGCTTTGAGATCCCAGTGAAGGACGAGCAACTCGACGAAATGCCTTTGGTGAAATTCGCTGAAGGCAGTCCAGAGCTTGATTACATGAAAGCTCGCCGTCAAGAGTTAGGCGGCTACTTGCCACAACGTCGCATGAAAGCGGAAAGCTTGCCAGTTCCTGCGCTTGACGTATTTGCACCATTGCTAGAAGCCACTACTGAGGGTCGTGAGATCTCCACAACGATGGCTTTTGTGCGTATGCTCAACACAATTGTGCGCGATAAGATTTTGGGTAAGAGGGTAGTTCCGATTGTTCCAGATGAGTCCCGTACCTTTGGTATGGAAGGCATGTTCCGTCAGCTTGGTATCTGGAATCAGTTAGGTCAGCTATACACCCCAGAAGATCATGATCAATTGATGTTCTATAAAGAGGATAAGACTGGTCAGATTTTGCAAGAAGGTATTAACGAAGCGGGTGGTATGTGCGACTGGATCGCCGCCGCAACTTCGTACTCTACCCATGGCGTACCGATGTTACCTTTCTATATCTTCTACTCCATGTTTGGTTTCCAGCGGATCGGCGATCTCTGCTGGGCTGCTGGCGATATGCGTAGTCGTGGTTTCTTGCTAGGCGGTACTGCTGGTAGAACGACTTTGAATGGTGAAGGTCTCCAACATGAGGATGGCCATAGTCAGGTATGGAGCGCTGCAATTCCGAACTGTATTAGCTATGACCCTTCATTCTCTTTTGAAGTGGCGGTAGTCATTCAAGATGGTATGCGTCGCATGTTGGCTGAACAAGAAGATGTGTACTACTACATCACCTTGATGAATGAGAATTATGCTCATCCAGCAATGCCAAAGGGCGCTGAACAAGACATCATTAAAGGGATGTACAAGTTGAAATCCGTTGGTGATGCCAATGCCAAACTACGCGTACAACTTTTAGGTTCGGGCACGATCTTCCGCGAAGTCATTGAAGCGGCTGAGATCTTGCATCAAGATTGGGGTATCGCTTCTGATTTGTGGGGTTGCCCAAGCTTTACTGAGCTAGGTCGCAACTGGAATGCAGTTCATCGCAATAATCTGCTTAACCCAACAGTGGCACCTGCTTTATCGCATGTTGAGAAATGCCTCAAAGATACTGTCGGTCCAATTGTTGCTGCTACTGACTATGTACGTCTATTTGCAGAGCAAATTCGTCCAGCTATTCAGCACATGGGTCGTCGTTTTGAAGTCTTAGGTACTGATGGTTTTGGTCGCTCCGATACTCGTGAAAAGTTGCGCGACTTCTTTGAAGTGGATCGTCGCTGGGTTGTATTAACAGCTTTACGTTCATTGGTAGATGCTGGCCAGATTGATCGTCAAGTGCTAGCCGAAGCGATTAAGAAATATGAAATCGACATCACTAAACCAAACCCAATGACGGTTTGA
- a CDS encoding PAS domain S-box protein — protein sequence MKNFAFSIWQLKPVKWLRRIRGFKLVYTPLLAIVLFTSVMGVIMGTLQMQEKSQQESALFRELSFAKQRIQLRFANNTDVLQSIGRDYVSAGDSAKLRENVIIQAENLLQSNHEIAQIVWLNETAERQWRIPPDNLKTDWFNKVNNAGILNQALRKTLELSAATNRPAFSHFISLEVPSDEMISKEIRNVFWQTVPQISGNEIKGMVAVLYTTQGLLEMIPGELKGQYRFTLLTDDDKVLAISSDKNTPKRAFSNQTSLDIGVLSPNLSLRIDTYPPATNLTFRMLIGVVLGLSAFVIWSLWSVLKQMQVRQEAEANLRAETNFRSAMENSTPVGIRAHDMNKKITYVNPAFCEMTGWSAEELIGLSPPFAFWPDDQKSALTEKMNHALKLAINQEKKIGVEGSILHRNGSIIQTRTFIAPLINEKGKQTGWVTSLIDISEPKKIREELAASQERFVTVLEGLDAAVSVVSNETGDLLFTNRFYRERFGNSAKGHFDLAGSDIRPNTTQALAEGAPPSSLYPETESEEIELLNESTGITKWYEVRRRFVPWVDGHLAQLLIATDITIRIEAEDLARQQEERMQFSSRLTTMGEMASSLAHELNQPLAAISNYCMGVVKRLQGQLDPVLQKDILPALEKASDQAHRAGTIIQRIKGFVKRSEPQRKSCDISEIINDAVGLVEIEAHRHRLNIATEIAENLPTIDVDPVLILQVLVNLLKNSLDSMREVYPLSSRWSAPPVRISADLDTSTFPAMLRIQVTDTGAGIAESVIERMFEPFFSTKNDGMGMGLNICRSVIESHQGRLWAKNQMDAEHTKLSGCTFTILLPLEPTGSKAMS from the coding sequence ATGAAAAATTTCGCATTTTCAATCTGGCAACTCAAGCCTGTGAAGTGGCTCCGTCGAATACGGGGGTTCAAGCTTGTCTACACACCGTTATTAGCAATTGTGTTGTTTACCAGTGTGATGGGCGTCATCATGGGCACCCTACAAATGCAGGAAAAAAGTCAGCAAGAGTCGGCTCTTTTCCGAGAACTCTCGTTTGCGAAACAACGCATCCAATTGCGTTTTGCGAACAACACCGATGTATTGCAATCAATCGGGCGGGACTACGTTAGCGCCGGAGACTCTGCCAAGTTAAGGGAAAACGTGATTATTCAGGCAGAAAATCTTCTGCAGAGTAATCATGAAATTGCGCAAATTGTTTGGCTCAACGAAACCGCTGAGCGTCAGTGGAGAATTCCGCCAGATAATCTGAAAACAGATTGGTTCAATAAAGTGAATAACGCCGGGATCCTTAACCAAGCCCTAAGAAAAACACTTGAACTCAGCGCGGCTACTAATAGGCCCGCATTTAGCCATTTCATTTCATTAGAGGTTCCCAGTGATGAAATGATCTCAAAAGAAATTCGTAATGTGTTTTGGCAAACAGTGCCTCAAATCTCCGGCAATGAAATAAAAGGCATGGTCGCGGTCCTGTACACAACCCAAGGACTATTGGAAATGATCCCGGGTGAACTCAAAGGGCAGTATCGTTTTACCTTGCTGACGGATGACGATAAGGTCTTAGCAATCTCGTCAGATAAAAATACGCCAAAGCGTGCATTTAGCAATCAAACCAGTCTCGACATTGGTGTACTGAGTCCTAATCTCAGCCTCAGAATTGATACCTATCCTCCAGCAACAAATTTGACATTCAGAATGTTGATTGGCGTAGTGCTCGGTTTAAGTGCTTTCGTGATTTGGAGCTTATGGTCAGTCTTAAAACAGATGCAAGTTCGCCAAGAGGCTGAAGCAAATCTGCGGGCAGAGACCAATTTTCGTAGCGCGATGGAAAACTCCACCCCAGTGGGTATTCGTGCGCACGATATGAATAAGAAGATCACCTATGTCAACCCCGCCTTTTGCGAGATGACGGGCTGGTCAGCGGAAGAGCTTATTGGACTAAGCCCCCCTTTTGCCTTTTGGCCAGACGACCAAAAGAGTGCGCTCACCGAAAAAATGAATCATGCTCTCAAGCTGGCAATCAATCAGGAAAAAAAGATTGGTGTCGAGGGCTCAATCCTGCACCGCAATGGATCAATCATCCAGACGCGTACCTTTATTGCCCCATTAATTAATGAAAAAGGCAAACAGACTGGTTGGGTAACATCTTTAATTGATATTTCAGAGCCTAAGAAAATTCGTGAAGAATTAGCTGCCTCGCAGGAACGCTTTGTGACTGTTTTGGAAGGACTAGATGCAGCTGTATCCGTAGTCTCAAACGAGACTGGTGACTTATTGTTTACCAATCGCTTTTATCGCGAACGATTTGGAAATTCTGCCAAAGGCCATTTTGATTTAGCCGGCAGCGATATTAGACCAAACACAACTCAAGCTCTAGCAGAGGGCGCACCTCCCTCCTCCCTATATCCAGAGACAGAGTCCGAAGAAATTGAATTGCTCAATGAATCTACGGGCATTACAAAATGGTATGAAGTCCGCCGACGTTTCGTACCGTGGGTAGATGGACATCTTGCGCAATTACTGATTGCTACTGATATTACGATTCGTATTGAAGCAGAAGATTTAGCGCGTCAGCAAGAAGAGCGCATGCAATTCTCTAGTCGTCTCACCACGATGGGTGAAATGGCCTCTTCCTTAGCTCATGAATTAAACCAACCACTCGCTGCCATCTCCAACTATTGCATGGGCGTTGTTAAACGTTTACAAGGGCAGCTTGATCCTGTTTTGCAAAAAGATATTCTTCCTGCATTGGAAAAGGCTTCTGATCAAGCGCACAGAGCGGGCACCATTATTCAACGGATCAAGGGCTTTGTTAAACGCAGCGAGCCTCAACGAAAATCCTGCGATATCAGTGAAATTATTAATGATGCAGTTGGCTTAGTAGAAATTGAGGCGCATCGCCACCGACTGAACATTGCTACTGAAATTGCAGAAAATCTACCAACGATTGATGTGGATCCGGTCTTAATTCTGCAGGTCCTGGTCAATCTCCTTAAGAATTCTTTGGACAGCATGAGAGAGGTTTACCCTCTTTCCTCGCGCTGGTCCGCTCCCCCAGTTCGAATTTCGGCTGACTTAGATACCAGTACTTTTCCCGCAATGCTACGCATTCAGGTAACAGATACCGGCGCCGGAATCGCTGAATCAGTCATAGAACGCATGTTTGAGCCGTTTTTCAGCACTAAAAACGATGGTATGGGCATGGGTCTAAATATTTGTCGTTCCGTAATCGAGTCTCATCAGGGCCGTCTTTGGGCTAAAAATCAGATGGACGCAGAACATACAAAGCTATCGGGCTGCACCTTTACAATACTATTACCCCTAGAGCCAACAGGTTCAAAGGCCATGAGTTAA
- a CDS encoding response regulator transcription factor, whose translation MNISATTKPNQAEVVYVVDDDEAVRDSLTWLLESNGYVVRCHASAERFLQSLQSTDKSTISCAILDVRMSGMSGLELQERLISENLPMPVAFITGHGDVSMAVSTMKRGAVDFIEKPFKENDLCGLVDRMLAKARIDYSQASQRKITQSLLSKLTGRERQVLERIVAGRLNKQIADDLSISIKTVEAHRANIMEKLNVNTVADLLRLALSDPQPN comes from the coding sequence ATGAATATCAGTGCCACCACCAAACCGAATCAAGCTGAAGTAGTTTATGTAGTGGATGACGACGAAGCAGTTCGTGATTCCCTCACTTGGCTATTAGAAAGCAATGGTTACGTTGTGCGCTGTCATGCAAGTGCCGAGCGATTCTTGCAGTCTCTTCAAAGCACTGATAAATCCACGATCTCTTGCGCAATATTAGACGTCCGAATGTCAGGCATGTCTGGCCTTGAATTACAAGAGCGCTTAATTAGTGAAAATCTGCCAATGCCAGTTGCCTTTATCACTGGTCACGGCGACGTCTCTATGGCCGTATCCACTATGAAGCGTGGCGCGGTCGATTTTATTGAAAAGCCTTTTAAAGAAAATGATCTCTGTGGTTTAGTAGATCGAATGCTGGCAAAAGCGCGCATTGACTATTCTCAAGCCAGCCAACGCAAGATTACCCAAAGCCTTTTAAGCAAACTCACTGGCCGCGAGCGCCAAGTTCTCGAGCGCATTGTGGCGGGTCGCTTGAATAAGCAGATTGCAGATGACCTTAGCATCTCCATCAAAACGGTAGAGGCGCACCGCGCCAATATCATGGAGAAACTTAATGTGAATACCGTTGCTGACTTGCTTCGTTTAGCCCTTTCTGATCCACAACCTAATTAA
- the folD gene encoding bifunctional methylenetetrahydrofolate dehydrogenase/methenyltetrahydrofolate cyclohydrolase FolD — protein MPAQLLDGVALSKKLRTEIAARGAIVTAKGIRPGLAVIVVGENPASQVYVRNKVKACEDVGFHSVLERYSAELGEEELLARIATLNADPAIHGILVQLPLPEHIAAERVLEAIAPEKDVDGFHVANAGALMVGQPEFKPCTPYGCMKILESIEYPIRGARAVIVGASNIVGKPMAMLLLQAGATVTICNSKTRDLAHHTKDADILVVATGKPKMITGDMVKHGAVVIDVGINRMPDGKLCGDVDFDAAQYVAGWITPVPGGVGPMTITMLLMNTLEAAEKAAKPSN, from the coding sequence ATGCCTGCACAGTTACTTGACGGTGTCGCCCTATCTAAAAAATTACGCACTGAGATTGCTGCGCGTGGTGCAATCGTTACCGCCAAAGGCATTCGACCTGGCTTAGCGGTCATCGTTGTTGGAGAGAATCCAGCAAGTCAGGTTTATGTCCGCAATAAAGTGAAGGCCTGCGAAGATGTCGGCTTTCATTCTGTGCTTGAGCGCTATTCTGCCGAGTTAGGCGAAGAAGAATTACTAGCTCGTATCGCCACACTAAATGCTGATCCTGCTATTCATGGCATTTTGGTTCAACTTCCCCTGCCTGAGCATATTGCTGCTGAGCGCGTATTAGAAGCCATCGCACCAGAAAAAGATGTGGATGGTTTTCATGTGGCTAATGCTGGCGCCTTGATGGTAGGCCAGCCTGAATTCAAGCCCTGTACTCCCTATGGCTGCATGAAGATACTTGAGAGTATTGAATACCCTATTCGTGGCGCACGTGCCGTGATCGTGGGTGCATCGAACATTGTGGGCAAGCCCATGGCTATGCTCTTGTTGCAGGCTGGTGCCACGGTCACTATTTGCAATAGCAAAACCCGTGATTTGGCGCACCACACAAAGGATGCGGATATCTTGGTAGTTGCGACTGGCAAACCTAAAATGATTACTGGCGATATGGTGAAACATGGCGCCGTCGTGATTGATGTGGGCATCAATCGCATGCCTGACGGGAAGCTGTGTGGCGATGTCGATTTTGATGCGGCCCAGTATGTGGCTGGCTGGATCACACCGGTGCCGGGTGGCGTAGGTCCCATGACTATCACCATGCTGTTGATGAACACACTAGAGGCTGCAGAAAAAGCAGCTAAGCCATCTAACTAG
- a CDS encoding M3 family metallopeptidase, with amino-acid sequence MTTSTLFKPSAELQQNPLIAFGRGICTYSEVKPSDIGPAIDFLLQQAEQAVAHAISPSTSANWNDLLEPLEDATESLSRSWGVVSHLNSVADTPELRAAYGEMMPKVTAFFSSLGQNLALYQKFKELSQSADYATLSAAQKKVIENSLRDFRLGGAELSDAEKPRFSAIQDEQAMLGKAFSDHVLDATDSFVHVITNQSELVGLPEDAIAAAADTAQQKSLEGWAFTLHFPSYYPVMQYSENRPLRRLMYEAYVTRASELAPEFSKGKLDWDNTSNMLEQLKLRDEEAQMLGFKNYAALSIAPKMASSVEEVDAFLCNFAQKAKPFALKDWQELSEFAKTELAIANGLEPWDIAFASERLKQERYSFSENELKQYFPLPKVLDGLFQVIQTLFGVKIESADLPTWHADVQSFSVKNAEGKIAAYFYLDPYARPGKRGGAWMDDARGRRELPNGEIQVPVAYLVCNFAPPVKVDGVLRQPTITHDDVITLFHESGHGLHHLLTQVSALGVSGINGVEWDAVELPSQFMENFCWEWEVLEKMTAHAETGKPLPKDLFDKMLAAKNFQNGYMTLRQVVMSLTDWRLHASFDAKKAQGHAVLDLSRSIADQFNVIPQPAISRWINTFSHIFAGGYAAGYYSYKWAEVLSADVYSAFEEAAKLTGSVLDQRTGVRYRQEILEVGGSRSAAESFKAFRGREPSIDALLRHGGLVTQSEFRL; translated from the coding sequence ATGACCACATCTACACTTTTCAAGCCTTCTGCTGAACTTCAACAAAATCCCTTAATTGCATTTGGAAGAGGTATTTGCACCTACTCTGAAGTAAAGCCCTCAGATATTGGCCCTGCAATTGATTTCCTGCTCCAACAAGCGGAACAAGCAGTAGCTCATGCCATTAGCCCAAGTACTTCGGCAAACTGGAATGACTTGCTTGAACCCCTTGAAGATGCCACTGAATCACTGAGTAGATCGTGGGGTGTTGTATCGCATTTAAATAGTGTTGCAGATACTCCTGAGCTGAGAGCGGCTTATGGGGAGATGATGCCTAAGGTCACCGCATTCTTCTCAAGCCTAGGCCAGAACCTAGCGCTGTATCAAAAATTTAAAGAGCTTAGTCAAAGTGCTGACTATGCAACACTCTCTGCAGCACAGAAAAAAGTGATAGAGAACTCCTTGAGAGATTTTCGCCTTGGGGGTGCAGAGCTCAGTGATGCTGAAAAGCCGCGGTTTTCTGCGATTCAAGATGAGCAGGCTATGTTAGGCAAAGCATTTTCTGATCATGTTTTAGATGCAACGGATAGCTTTGTTCATGTCATCACTAATCAATCTGAATTAGTAGGCTTACCAGAAGACGCCATTGCTGCAGCCGCAGATACAGCTCAGCAAAAAAGTCTTGAGGGCTGGGCTTTTACTCTGCACTTCCCGTCTTACTACCCCGTCATGCAGTATTCCGAGAATCGGCCACTGCGACGTCTGATGTATGAGGCTTATGTCACTCGAGCCTCTGAACTGGCGCCTGAGTTCTCAAAAGGTAAATTAGATTGGGATAACACCAGCAATATGCTGGAGCAATTAAAACTGCGTGATGAAGAAGCGCAAATGCTTGGCTTTAAAAACTACGCAGCCCTAAGCATAGCTCCTAAAATGGCCAGTAGCGTCGAGGAGGTAGATGCCTTCTTATGCAACTTTGCACAGAAAGCAAAACCCTTTGCCCTTAAAGACTGGCAAGAGCTCTCAGAATTTGCCAAAACTGAATTGGCTATTGCGAATGGCTTAGAACCTTGGGATATCGCCTTTGCCTCTGAAAGATTGAAGCAAGAGCGCTACTCATTTTCCGAGAACGAGCTCAAGCAATACTTCCCCTTACCCAAAGTATTGGACGGCCTTTTTCAAGTTATTCAGACTCTGTTTGGCGTCAAGATTGAGAGCGCTGATCTACCAACCTGGCATGCAGATGTTCAATCCTTCTCAGTTAAGAATGCTGAAGGCAAGATTGCGGCTTATTTCTACTTAGATCCCTATGCCCGTCCTGGTAAACGTGGTGGCGCCTGGATGGATGATGCGCGCGGCCGTAGAGAATTGCCCAATGGAGAGATTCAAGTACCGGTAGCCTATTTAGTTTGCAACTTTGCTCCACCAGTAAAAGTGGATGGGGTACTGCGTCAACCAACCATTACCCATGATGATGTCATTACCCTCTTCCACGAAAGTGGTCATGGCCTGCATCATCTATTAACTCAAGTGAGTGCCTTAGGTGTTTCCGGCATCAATGGCGTGGAATGGGATGCCGTGGAATTACCAAGTCAGTTTATGGAAAACTTCTGCTGGGAATGGGAAGTCTTAGAAAAAATGACTGCCCACGCTGAAACCGGCAAGCCACTTCCTAAGGACTTGTTTGATAAGATGCTTGCCGCCAAGAATTTCCAGAATGGCTATATGACACTGCGCCAGGTCGTCATGTCATTAACGGATTGGCGCTTACACGCCAGCTTCGATGCTAAAAAAGCTCAGGGTCATGCAGTACTTGATTTATCAAGAAGTATTGCAGATCAATTCAATGTCATTCCTCAGCCAGCCATCTCACGCTGGATCAACACCTTTAGTCATATTTTTGCTGGTGGGTATGCCGCTGGTTATTACAGCTATAAGTGGGCAGAAGTCCTTTCTGCAGATGTCTACTCTGCTTTTGAGGAAGCAGCAAAACTTACTGGAAGCGTGCTTGATCAGAGAACAGGTGTTCGTTATCGCCAAGAAATTTTGGAGGTTGGCGGTAGTCGCTCTGCAGCTGAATCATTTAAAGCGTTTAGAGGCAGAGAGCCGAGTATTGACGCCCTACTACGTCATGGCGGTTTAGTAACCCAGTCAGAATTTAGACTGTAA
- the xth gene encoding exodeoxyribonuclease III: protein MAESVRIAAWNVNSLKVRLPHVLKWLQDQERAKAPIDALCLQELKLTDDKYPHQELEAAGYLSIAAGQKTYNGVAIIVRKAALAPIATDHETTFLKPIRNIPGNTDEQQRILAATVCFKGMQPIRLISAYFPNGQSPVSDKFQYKLAWLKALQNWLADELQQSPRLALLGDFNIAPSDEDVHDPSKWVGQNLVSPQEREAFQQLLNLGFTDSYRMFEQAPKTFSWWDYRMMGFRRNAGMRIDHILLSEALKEKCTKSIIDKEPRTWEQPSDHAPVIAEITV from the coding sequence ATGGCTGAGTCGGTCCGAATAGCGGCATGGAATGTAAATTCTCTGAAGGTCCGTTTACCCCATGTTCTAAAGTGGTTGCAAGACCAAGAGCGGGCTAAAGCACCTATTGATGCCCTATGCCTTCAAGAGCTCAAACTTACTGATGATAAGTATCCTCATCAAGAGCTTGAGGCAGCAGGTTATCTGAGCATTGCTGCAGGTCAGAAAACCTATAACGGTGTGGCTATTATTGTTCGCAAAGCCGCATTGGCTCCAATTGCTACCGATCATGAAACCACTTTTCTAAAACCGATCCGAAATATTCCCGGCAATACGGATGAGCAACAGCGCATCTTGGCGGCCACAGTTTGCTTTAAGGGGATGCAACCCATTCGCCTGATCTCAGCCTATTTCCCTAATGGGCAGTCACCAGTTAGCGATAAATTCCAATATAAATTAGCGTGGTTGAAGGCGCTGCAAAACTGGCTCGCTGATGAGCTTCAGCAAAGTCCACGCTTAGCCCTGTTGGGGGATTTCAATATCGCACCTAGCGATGAGGATGTGCACGATCCCTCAAAGTGGGTTGGACAAAATCTAGTATCTCCACAAGAGCGGGAAGCATTTCAGCAGCTGCTCAATCTGGGGTTTACCGATTCTTACCGCATGTTTGAGCAAGCTCCCAAAACCTTTAGCTGGTGGGACTATCGCATGATGGGTTTTAGAAGAAATGCCGGTATGCGGATTGACCACATTCTATTAAGCGAGGCCCTCAAAGAAAAATGCACAAAAAGCATTATCGATAAAGAGCCACGTACTTGGGAGCAACCTTCAGATCATGCTCCGGTGATTGCAGAAATTACAGTCTAA